GCCCTCGGGATCCCCCTTCCTCCGACCCACTATCATGTGGCGGCCGGGTTGAAGGTGGTGCACTACTGGGCGACCCAGGTCAACGGGTCCATCATCAAGCCGGACGGCGAGGAAGTGGATGCCTACATGTGGGCCGCGCCGGACAAAGCCGCACGTTTCCTGAGCAACCCGACAGATGTGGGACCCCTCCAGGCGCTCGCGAAGGCACACCTGAACAGTGAGCTGGAGACCTGGCCCCTGATTCTGGTGCGCCATGCCAAGGCCAAGCCACGATCCTCCTGGTCCAAGGCCGAAGGCAGCCGGCCGCTGGCCGTGACGGGACTGCGGCAGGCGCTGGCCGTGGAACGGCTCCTGGGCGTGTGGAAGCCGCTGCGGATCGTGAGCAGTCCGTGGGCCAGGTGCGTATCCACCATCGCGCCGTATGCCAAGTCGGCCGGAGCCAAGGTGAAACTTGTGGAGGCCCTGACCGAGCACAACCACCAGCGGAGCCCGAAGAAGACATCCGCCGTCGTCGAGGGCCTGTTCGACAAGCAGCGCGGGG
This genomic interval from Arthrobacter sp. FW306-2-2C-D06B contains the following:
- a CDS encoding NUDIX hydrolase, encoding MKSDTPVADQTDHPGEPIAVTAAGAIPWRVTKGALEVLLIHRPKYDDWSWPKGKLDAGETIPECAVREIREEIGLDAALGIPLPPTHYHVAAGLKVVHYWATQVNGSIIKPDGEEVDAYMWAAPDKAARFLSNPTDVGPLQALAKAHLNSELETWPLILVRHAKAKPRSSWSKAEGSRPLAVTGLRQALAVERLLGVWKPLRIVSSPWARCVSTIAPYAKSAGAKVKLVEALTEHNHQRSPKKTSAVVEGLFDKQRGVALCTHRPALPTVLKTLGARMGPELHEMLPAQDPYLAPGELIVCHVARANGQRVVAVEQIKPFDD